One Chitinophaga sp. H8 DNA window includes the following coding sequences:
- a CDS encoding VanZ family protein, whose product MKTLKYYLPAILWILLILFLCTLPSKDVPKVSWFGKLPVDKIVHFCLWGGTVFFLCIGYFRQNKHISALTMAVMALLAACYGLAIELVQKFLTSSRSFEWDDLLADSLGAFAGIWVFKLFRKWFIKSR is encoded by the coding sequence ATGAAAACACTGAAATATTATTTACCGGCCATCTTATGGATACTACTCATCCTTTTTCTTTGCACACTTCCCAGTAAAGACGTTCCAAAGGTTTCCTGGTTTGGAAAACTCCCGGTTGATAAAATAGTACACTTTTGCCTCTGGGGTGGTACCGTATTCTTTCTCTGTATTGGTTATTTCAGACAAAACAAACATATCTCCGCCCTGACTATGGCCGTAATGGCCCTCCTGGCAGCCTGCTATGGCCTGGCTATTGAATTAGTCCAAAAATTCCTTACCAGTAGCCGCAGCTTTGAATGGGACGACCTCCTCGCTGATTCCCTTGGCGCATTTGCCGGCATCTGGGTGTTCAAATTATTCCGCAAGTGGTTTATTAAGAGCCGTTAG
- a CDS encoding mechanosensitive ion channel family protein, which translates to MNTFLDQVILDNPVRDYLALAAVLLFVFLIKRFLSKGIATLIFRLVRRWSPQMDQRDFVNLLLRPLEYFLVLVTFMVTIDRFTFPQQLNIKLYNTFTLQNATDTILKMVFSMSIIWIMLRLIDFIAMVLQKKAEISNDKSDAQFIVFFKDFFKAIVFIFGAILFIRILFGNGLVEKIIAGLGIGAAALALAAKESIENLIGSFIIFSDKPFRVGDTVKVDAFQGTVEKIGLRSTRIRTPEKTFVTVPNKKMVDSILDNFTLRTQQRVAIKLELAGNTPADKVLLLLQDIKASLETNPNVLEGFTVNLNDFTKDTYVIQIAYMTYIIDGNRYAALRENINLQVIRSMEQHDIKLSKPGETPSAQ; encoded by the coding sequence ATGAACACATTTTTAGACCAGGTCATCCTCGACAACCCGGTAAGAGATTACCTGGCACTGGCAGCTGTACTGTTATTCGTTTTTCTGATCAAAAGATTCCTTTCCAAAGGAATTGCCACACTCATTTTCCGGCTGGTAAGGCGCTGGTCCCCCCAAATGGATCAACGGGATTTTGTAAACCTGCTGCTCCGCCCGCTGGAATACTTCCTGGTACTGGTTACTTTTATGGTCACCATCGACCGGTTTACTTTTCCACAACAGCTGAACATCAAGCTCTACAACACTTTTACGCTTCAAAACGCCACAGATACCATCCTGAAAATGGTGTTCAGCATGAGCATTATCTGGATCATGCTGAGACTGATAGATTTCATTGCAATGGTGCTGCAGAAGAAAGCGGAAATATCCAACGACAAAAGCGATGCGCAGTTCATCGTATTCTTTAAAGATTTCTTCAAAGCGATTGTCTTTATTTTCGGGGCGATCCTCTTTATCCGGATATTGTTTGGCAACGGGCTGGTAGAAAAGATCATCGCTGGCCTTGGTATCGGTGCTGCTGCACTTGCATTGGCTGCTAAAGAAAGTATTGAAAACCTGATAGGCTCCTTCATCATATTTTCTGACAAGCCATTCCGTGTAGGCGATACGGTAAAAGTGGATGCTTTCCAGGGCACCGTAGAAAAAATAGGGCTGCGCAGTACCCGTATCCGCACACCGGAAAAAACATTTGTAACTGTTCCCAATAAAAAGATGGTGGATAGCATACTCGATAATTTCACCCTGCGTACCCAACAGCGGGTGGCGATCAAACTGGAACTGGCAGGCAATACCCCGGCGGATAAAGTCCTGCTCCTCCTACAGGATATCAAAGCATCCCTGGAAACTAACCCCAATGTGCTGGAAGGGTTTACGGTGAACCTCAACGACTTTACCAAAGACACCTACGTTATCCAGATTGCTTATATGACCTATATTATTGATGGCAACCGATATGCTGCATTACGCGAAAACATTAACCTGCAGGTAATCAGGTCTATGGAACAACATGATATCAAACTAAGTAAACCAGGAGAAACACCTTCGGCACAGTAA
- the prfA gene encoding peptide chain release factor 1, with protein MIDKLEAIKGRFEQVSMSLTNPEVVSDNKKFGQLSKEYRQLEKVVKAYDAYIKLLDSIAFNKEVLDSGDEEMRELAKEETETLQLQKEEQEANIRNLLIPKDPQDDKNAILEIRAGTGGDEASLFAGDLLRMYLRYCENKGWSINIMNENAGSSGGYKEVVVEVNGDDVYGTLKFESGVHRVQRVPATEGSGRVHTSAATVAVLPEAEEVDVEIREADIKMDTFRSSGAGGQHVNKTESAVRLTHIPTGVIVECQEGRSQHSNRDIAMKMLRTRIYEAAVRKHEDAIASQRKSLVSTGDRSAKIRTYNYPQGRVTDHRIGMTMYNLDAFMNGDIQEMLQALQFAENAEKLKQGGM; from the coding sequence ATGATAGACAAACTGGAAGCCATAAAAGGCCGTTTTGAGCAGGTGTCCATGTCACTTACCAATCCGGAAGTAGTAAGTGATAACAAAAAATTTGGCCAGCTGAGCAAGGAATACCGTCAGCTGGAAAAGGTAGTAAAGGCATATGATGCTTATATAAAATTACTGGATTCCATTGCTTTTAATAAGGAAGTACTGGATAGTGGAGATGAGGAAATGCGGGAGTTGGCAAAAGAGGAGACAGAGACTTTGCAGTTACAGAAAGAGGAGCAGGAAGCTAATATCCGCAATTTGCTGATTCCGAAAGATCCGCAGGATGACAAGAATGCGATCCTGGAGATCCGGGCAGGTACCGGTGGAGATGAGGCCAGTCTTTTTGCAGGAGATCTTTTAAGGATGTACCTCCGCTATTGTGAGAACAAAGGCTGGAGTATTAATATTATGAATGAGAATGCGGGGTCTTCCGGAGGATATAAAGAGGTGGTAGTAGAAGTGAATGGAGATGATGTGTATGGCACCCTTAAATTTGAATCCGGTGTTCACCGGGTGCAGCGTGTACCAGCCACTGAAGGTTCGGGCAGGGTACATACCTCTGCCGCCACTGTAGCGGTGCTGCCGGAGGCAGAAGAGGTGGATGTGGAAATCCGGGAGGCTGATATTAAAATGGATACCTTCCGTTCATCCGGAGCAGGTGGACAGCACGTAAACAAAACAGAATCGGCAGTAAGGCTTACCCACATTCCTACCGGCGTTATTGTAGAGTGTCAGGAAGGGCGCAGTCAGCATTCGAACCGTGATATTGCTATGAAGATGTTACGTACGCGTATATACGAGGCGGCAGTACGTAAACATGAAGATGCCATTGCTTCCCAGCGTAAAAGTCTGGTATCTACGGGCGACCGCTCTGCCAAGATACGTACCTATAACTACCCTCAGGGAAGGGTTACGGACCATCGTATCGGCATGACGATGTATAATCTGGATGCTTTTATGAATGGAGATATTCAGGAAATGTTGCAGGCCCTTCAGTTTGCCGAGAATGCAGAGAAGCTGAAACAGGGGGGTATGTAA
- a CDS encoding peptidylprolyl isomerase, producing the protein MKRLLLFFILFVTTTTGLMAKNRKVKIITPYGTMIIKLYDQTPLHRDNFIKLTRAHLYDSVLFHRVISGFMIQGGDPDSKHAKAGQQLGEGDVGYTIPAEFQLDLFHRKGVLAAARDDNPQKASSGCQFYIVQGKKLTDEQLDKIEQTRLGGRKIPVDQREIYKTIGGTPQLDQSYTVFGQVVKGMEVIDKIAALKTDKNARPLQDVPMKIRLVKKWLFF; encoded by the coding sequence ATGAAAAGACTGTTACTATTTTTTATCCTGTTTGTAACCACTACAACAGGCTTAATGGCTAAAAACAGAAAAGTAAAGATTATTACCCCTTATGGTACCATGATCATTAAACTATACGATCAAACGCCATTACACCGGGATAACTTCATTAAACTCACCCGGGCACATCTGTACGATAGTGTACTGTTTCACCGGGTCATCAGCGGATTCATGATACAGGGTGGTGACCCTGATTCCAAACATGCCAAGGCAGGGCAACAACTGGGTGAGGGCGATGTGGGCTATACCATCCCTGCAGAGTTTCAGCTGGACCTTTTCCATCGTAAGGGGGTACTGGCTGCAGCACGGGACGACAACCCCCAGAAAGCTTCCTCCGGATGCCAGTTCTATATCGTTCAAGGCAAAAAACTGACAGACGAACAGCTCGACAAAATCGAACAAACCCGGCTGGGCGGTCGTAAAATACCGGTAGACCAACGGGAAATCTATAAAACAATAGGAGGTACCCCTCAATTGGACCAAAGCTATACCGTATTCGGACAGGTGGTAAAAGGAATGGAAGTGATTGACAAAATAGCGGCGCTCAAAACGGATAAAAATGCGCGCCCGCTTCAGGATGTTCCTATGAAAATAAGACTGGTAAAGAAATGGCTGTTCTTTTGA
- a CDS encoding OmpA family protein, protein MKRMNVLVVVALSVSMLFSCKTWQSMDNTKKGAAIGVGGGAAAGAAIGKAAGNTALGAIIGAVVGGGAGVLIGKKMDKQAQDIKTEVPNATVERVGEGINVTFDSGVLFGFDKSDLTPTAQQNIAQLVTVLNKYPDTYVRVEGHTDDRGTDAYNDGLSERRANAVANALKAQGVAANRIQAYWYGKKQPKVPNDSDANRAKNRRVEFAIFANDKMKSDAKKEAGQ, encoded by the coding sequence ATGAAAAGAATGAATGTACTGGTAGTCGTGGCCTTGTCCGTTTCCATGCTATTTAGCTGTAAAACCTGGCAGAGTATGGACAATACTAAAAAAGGTGCAGCAATAGGTGTTGGTGGTGGAGCCGCTGCCGGTGCAGCAATTGGTAAAGCAGCTGGTAACACAGCCTTAGGCGCTATTATTGGTGCCGTAGTGGGCGGTGGTGCTGGTGTTTTGATTGGTAAAAAGATGGATAAGCAGGCACAGGATATTAAAACAGAGGTACCTAATGCTACCGTTGAAAGGGTAGGTGAAGGTATCAACGTTACTTTTGATTCCGGTGTATTGTTTGGCTTTGATAAATCAGACCTGACCCCAACTGCGCAGCAGAACATTGCACAGCTGGTAACTGTACTGAACAAATATCCTGATACTTATGTACGGGTAGAAGGTCATACAGATGACAGAGGTACCGATGCTTACAATGACGGTCTTTCTGAAAGACGCGCCAATGCAGTAGCTAATGCCCTGAAAGCACAAGGTGTGGCAGCTAACCGTATACAGGCATACTGGTATGGTAAAAAGCAGCCTAAAGTGCCTAATGATTCTGATGCTAACCGTGCTAAGAACCGTCGTGTAGAGTTTGCTATCTTCGCAAATGACAAGATGAAATCTGATGCCAAGAAAGAAGCTGGGCAGTAA
- a CDS encoding MerR family transcriptional regulator, which translates to MIHQLDLFPSSDQPPTPPPATDKVTVLLPKVKPPVDAADANGTSAVAVEADTTTITAKGKKRGRKSLKAVLDNPDLIKELDKLTLEKQYYSISEVALMFKVNASLIRYWENEFDILQPKKNRKGDRLFRQEDIHHLKLIYHLLRERKYTIEGAKQKLKEDKKLAARNFEMVQALLKVRGFLTELKDQL; encoded by the coding sequence ATGATTCACCAATTGGACCTTTTTCCATCATCGGATCAGCCACCAACACCCCCGCCAGCTACGGATAAGGTGACTGTGCTGCTTCCTAAAGTGAAACCTCCGGTGGATGCAGCAGATGCTAACGGAACATCAGCTGTGGCGGTGGAGGCAGACACTACTACCATTACAGCGAAGGGGAAAAAACGTGGACGTAAATCATTAAAAGCAGTGTTGGATAACCCGGACCTGATTAAAGAATTAGATAAGTTGACATTAGAAAAACAATATTACTCCATCAGCGAAGTAGCGCTGATGTTTAAAGTAAATGCTTCTCTGATCAGGTATTGGGAGAATGAATTTGATATACTGCAGCCTAAGAAGAACAGAAAAGGTGACCGGTTATTCAGGCAGGAGGATATTCACCACCTGAAACTGATCTATCACTTGTTGCGGGAAAGAAAGTATACTATAGAAGGCGCCAAGCAAAAGTTGAAAGAAGATAAAAAGTTAGCAGCCCGTAATTTCGAAATGGTACAGGCTTTGCTAAAGGTAAGAGGATTTTTGACTGAACTGAAAGATCAATTATAA
- the gcvH gene encoding glycine cleavage system protein GcvH, with the protein MNFPSNLRYTKDHEWVSLEGNIATIGITDFAQRELGDIVFVDIATVGKSLNAEEVFGTVEAVKTVSDLFLPVSGTVNEVNPELENAPELVNQDPYAAGWMVKVTVNNPADVEGLLDAAAYQALVGE; encoded by the coding sequence ATGAATTTTCCGTCAAATCTGCGCTACACAAAAGACCATGAATGGGTTTCATTGGAAGGGAATATCGCTACTATTGGTATCACTGATTTTGCACAACGCGAATTGGGTGATATCGTATTCGTAGATATTGCTACGGTGGGTAAATCACTGAACGCAGAAGAAGTATTTGGTACAGTAGAAGCTGTAAAAACAGTATCTGACCTTTTCCTGCCTGTATCCGGCACTGTAAATGAAGTTAATCCTGAACTGGAAAATGCACCGGAACTGGTAAATCAGGATCCGTATGCTGCCGGATGGATGGTGAAAGTAACTGTCAACAATCCTGCAGATGTTGAAGGTTTGCTGGATGCAGCTGCTTATCAGGCACTTGTAGGCGAATAA
- a CDS encoding amidohydrolase family protein codes for MSKQIKLKGKDIFDGYRLLGENKVLVLTGDGTVESILDKDLAGEDIREVAGILCPGFVNTHCHLELSHMAGKVPEKTGLPAFLTTVMEHRTPPSPEAMAQAMAAAEAAMWQSGIAAVGDIANTTATLDIKQQGRLFYHSFIETMGFVEAAAANRFAHSKEVYQQFNAINGTMHHTSIVPHAPYSVSKALFELLASVHPNTPVSIHNQECRAENELYIDKTGAFVDFYRHFGILINGFAPSGHTSLQTYLPYMQPGKLLLVHNTFTTEQDILFAQAQHPDVYWCFCPQANLYIEQTLPDISCFRRHHCNITLGTDSLASNHQLSIWAEIQTIQQHFPDIPLEELLQWATLNGAHALNIVDTYGSFEKGKKPGVVALHHLHSERII; via the coding sequence ATGTCCAAACAGATCAAATTAAAGGGAAAAGATATATTTGACGGGTACCGGTTGCTGGGCGAAAACAAGGTATTGGTATTAACCGGGGACGGTACGGTAGAAAGCATACTGGACAAGGATTTAGCAGGGGAGGACATCCGGGAGGTGGCAGGTATTTTATGCCCCGGATTTGTGAATACCCACTGCCACCTGGAATTATCCCATATGGCAGGTAAGGTGCCCGAAAAAACCGGACTGCCTGCTTTTTTGACCACCGTCATGGAACATAGAACGCCCCCCTCCCCGGAAGCCATGGCCCAGGCTATGGCAGCTGCCGAAGCTGCTATGTGGCAATCGGGTATTGCCGCGGTAGGAGATATTGCCAATACCACCGCCACCCTGGATATCAAACAGCAGGGACGGCTGTTTTATCATTCATTTATCGAAACCATGGGCTTTGTGGAAGCAGCGGCGGCCAACCGGTTTGCACATAGCAAAGAAGTATATCAACAGTTCAATGCCATTAATGGTACGATGCATCATACTTCTATCGTGCCCCATGCACCTTATTCTGTGAGCAAGGCATTATTTGAATTACTGGCAAGTGTACACCCTAATACCCCGGTAAGTATCCATAACCAGGAATGCCGGGCTGAAAATGAACTCTACATAGACAAAACAGGGGCCTTCGTTGACTTCTACCGGCATTTTGGTATTCTTATCAATGGGTTCGCTCCTTCCGGTCACACCAGCCTCCAAACCTACCTGCCCTATATGCAGCCAGGTAAACTGCTGCTGGTACATAACACCTTTACTACGGAACAGGATATCCTGTTTGCTCAGGCCCAACACCCGGACGTATACTGGTGCTTTTGCCCCCAGGCTAACCTGTATATTGAACAAACACTTCCGGATATTTCCTGCTTTCGCAGGCACCATTGTAATATTACCCTGGGTACCGATAGCCTGGCGTCTAATCATCAGCTCTCTATATGGGCCGAAATACAGACCATTCAACAACATTTCCCCGATATTCCGCTGGAAGAGCTGTTACAATGGGCTACCTTAAATGGGGCGCATGCATTAAACATAGTGGATACATATGGCAGCTTTGAAAAAGGGAAGAAACCAGGTGTAGTGGCTTTACATCATCTCCATAGCGAACGTATCATATAA
- a CDS encoding thioredoxin family protein, translating to MRLKTLLLGGALLLTSLSWAQTSKTDKVIKGRIEMKTFMNDQDLAWFYHGVNSYTPNDKMVDYIKSNRGKYNIIALIGTWDETSRQLLPKLYKTMILASSEEQIMVWGADEKLQTDAPTDYKLKKVPTFIIMKDGKEEGRLVGESKETIESEVARLLLKMNRKEKGE from the coding sequence ATGCGATTGAAAACATTGTTATTAGGCGGCGCACTGTTACTGACCTCCCTTTCATGGGCACAAACCAGTAAAACTGATAAGGTAATAAAAGGCCGGATAGAAATGAAAACCTTTATGAATGATCAGGATCTTGCCTGGTTTTATCATGGAGTAAATTCTTATACGCCCAACGATAAAATGGTTGATTATATTAAATCAAACAGGGGGAAATATAACATTATAGCATTGATAGGTACCTGGGATGAAACCAGCCGTCAGCTGTTGCCTAAGTTATACAAGACGATGATCCTGGCCAGCAGTGAAGAACAGATCATGGTGTGGGGTGCGGATGAAAAGCTGCAAACTGATGCACCTACTGATTATAAGCTGAAAAAGGTGCCTACTTTTATTATCATGAAAGATGGCAAGGAAGAAGGTCGCCTGGTAGGTGAATCTAAAGAAACCATTGAAAGTGAAGTGGCGCGTTTGCTGCTGAAAATGAACCGTAAGGAAAAGGGCGAATAA